In the genome of Henningerozyma blattae CBS 6284 chromosome 5, complete genome, one region contains:
- the ACH1 gene encoding acetyl-CoA hydrolase (similar to Saccharomyces cerevisiae ACH1 (YBL015W); ancestral locus Anc_8.161) yields the protein MSQLLKQRVRYAPYLKKLRDPKELIPYFKNDQYIGWSGFTGVGAPKVIPETLANHVQENNLQGKLRFNLFVGASAGPEECVWADLNMIKRRSPHQVGKPIAKNINNGNIAFFDKHLSMFPQDLTYGFYTKQRTDGKILDFTIIEATAIKEDGSIVPGPSVGASPEFISVSDKVIIEVNTATPSMEGMHDIDMPVNPPFRKPYPYLKVDDRCGVDSIPVDPEKVLAIVESTTMDKVPPNTPSDSVSKAIAGNLVDFLKNEVKQGRLPENLLPLQSGIGNIANAVIEGLTDANFKHLNVWTEVLQDSFLDLFANGSLDFATATSIRLTEDGFKRAFENWEDLKHKICLRSQVVSNNPEMIRRLGVIAMNTPVEADIYGHANSTHVNGSRMLNGLGGSADFLRNAKLSIMHTPSARPSKIDKTGISTIVPFASHVDQTEHDLDVLVTDQGLADLRGLDPRERANEIISKCAHPDYKDLLFDYLHRAEHYAKKMGTLHEPHMLQNALKFHTNLIQKGTMKVDSWDPLD from the coding sequence ATGTCccaattattaaaacaaagaGTCCGTTATGCTccttatttgaaaaaactaAGAGACCCCAAGGAATTGATCccatattttaaaaacgATCAATACATCGGTTGGTCTGGTTTCACAGGTGTTGGTGCTCCAAAAGTTATCCCCGAAACACTGGCCAATCATgttcaagaaaataatttacaagGTAAATTAAGATTCAATTTATTCGTTGGTGCTTCTGCTGGTCCTGAAGAATGTGTTTGGGCtgatttaaatatgatCAAAAGAAGATCACCTCATCAAGTTGGTAAACCAATtgctaaaaatattaataatggtaaCATTGCATTCTTCGACAAACATTTGTCAATGTTCCCACAGGATTTAACCTATGGGTTTTATACTAAGCAAAGAACAGATGGTAAGATTCTTGattttactattattgaAGCCACTGCCATTAAAGAAGATGGGTCCATTGTCCCAGGTCCAAGTGTTGGTGCATCTCCGGAATTCATCAGTGTCAGTGATAAAGTCATTATTGAAGTCAACACCGCTACACCAAGTATGGAAGGGATGCATGATATCGATATGCCAGTTAACCCACCTTTCAGAAAACCTTACCCATATTTGAAAGTAGATGATAGATGTGGTGTGGATTCGATCCCTGTGGATCCAGAAAAAGTCCTTGCCATCGTTGAATCAACTACTATGGATAAAGTTCCACCAAATACCCCTTCGGATTCTGTTTCAAAAGCAATTGCTGGTAATTTAGTCGATTTCTTGAAGAATGAAGTCAAACAAGGTAGATTACCTGAAAATCTATTACCATTGCAAAGTGGTATTGGTAATATCGCTAACGCTGTTATCGAAGGCTTAACTGATGCTAATTTCAAACATTTGAATGTTTGGACCGAAGTCTTACAGGATTCCTTCTTAGATCTTTTCGCTAATGGTAGTTTGGATTTCGCTACTGCTACTTCCATCAGATTAACTGAAGATGGGTTCAAGAGAGCTTTTGAAAATTGGGAAGATTTGAAACACAAGATTTGTTTGAGATCTCAAGTCGTTTCTAATAACCCAGAAATGATTAGAAGATTGGGTGTCATTGCCATGAATACACCAGTGGAAGCTGATATTTATGGTCATGCCAATTCTACTCACGTCAACGGTTCAAGAATGTTGAATGGGTTGGGTGGTTCTGCTGATTTCTTAAGAAACGCTAAATTATCAATCATGCATACTCCTTCAGCAAGACCTTCCAAGATTGACAAGACTGGTATCTCCACCATTGTCCCATTTGCATCTCATGTCGATCAAACAGAGCATGACTTGGATGTCTTGGTCACAGATCAAGGTCTAGCTGATTTAAGAGGCTTGGATCCAAGAGAAAGAGCCAATGAAATCATTTCCAAGTGTGCTCATCCAGATTacaaagatttattattcgACTACCTACATAGAGCTGAACATTATGCCAAGAAGATGGGTACCTTGCATGAACCTCATATGTTGCAAAACGCTTTGAAATTCCATACAAACTTGATTCAAAAGGGTACTATGAAAGTAGATTCTTGGGATCCACTAGATTAA
- the TOP2 gene encoding DNA topoisomerase 2 (similar to Saccharomyces cerevisiae TOP2 (YNL088W); ancestral locus Anc_2.201) translates to MTEVKSASDRYQKISQLEHILKRPDTYIGSVEIQEQQQWIYDETTDCMLEKTVNIVPGLFKIFDEILVNAADNKVRDPSMKKIEVNINPLENLIEVKNDGNGIPIEIHKKEKIYIPELIFGHLLTSSNYDDDEKKVTGGRNGYGAKLCNIFSTEFTLETADSKTGKKYIQKWENNMNVCHDPKITTYKKIQSYTKVSFKPDLKRFGMENLDEDILGVYRRRVYDINGSVRDINVYLNGKSLKIRNFKNYVELYLKSLEKKRQLENGEDSTSQQSPTILYEKLNDRWEIAFAVSDISFQQISFVNSIATTSGGTHVNYIVDQIVRKVSDLLKKKKKNIKPFQIKNNIFIFINCLIENPAFTSQTKEQLTTRVKDFGSRCDISPEYINKIMKTDLATKIFEIADENANNALKKSDGSRKSRITEYPKLEDANKAGTKEGHKCTLILTEGDSALSLAVAGLAVVGRDYYGCYPLRGKMLNVREASADQILKNAEIQAIKKIMGLQHRKRYEDTSSLRYGHLMIMTDQDHDGSHIKGLIINFLESSFPGLLDIPGFLVEFITPIIKVTITKPSRQTIVFYNMPDYEKWREEESHQYTWKQKYYKGLGTSTGQEMREYFSDLDKHLKQFHALEGNDKDLIDLAFSKKKADDRKEWLRQHEPGTVLDPTIKEIPISDFINKELILFSLADNIRSIPNVLDGFKPGQRKVMFGCFKRNLRSEIKVAQLAPYVGECTAYHHGEQSLAQTIIGMAQNFVGTNNIYLLIPNGAFGTRATGGKDAAAARYIYTELNKLTRKIFNPNDDPLYNYIQEDETTVEPQWYLPVLPTLLVNGSEGIGTGWSTNIPSFNPLDIIKNIKHLMNNEEMEEMHPWFRGWTGTIEKIGYQRYRMYGRIEQIGPNTLEITELPAKVWTSTIKEYLLQGLSGTEKTKAWIKDMEEQHGNFIKFIIKLTPEEMQKTRKIGFYERFKLISPISLNNMVAFDPQGRIKKYENPQEILKEFYYVRLEYYQKRKDYMCEKLQWDVEKLSFQVKFIKMIIEKELVVSNIPKKQIIKELETLGFPRINKDGKPHYGSIQEKIEELLEEDGTSEEEKVEQENNDELNEINGPEEEYGTYDYLLGMKIWSLTKERYEKLLKQKQEKEVELETLLGLTPQDLWNNDIDEFVKGYDEFLKFDEDFRNGSAPTKSKGKRKRGSNNDGDDDDDFDPSNKKKKKSATKKQTSRKIKLEDPNFKRIVLEAKAMAKPKVPSRIKSEPTSSVASSKSNTPQPIKTEEDNDTSSNSTSSTIFDKSIKKEDEKPGSILSRFSSQFKKASSAFDDLNSDSTATTPESIETIEGSKSKKPTSKKPAAPKKAAAPKKPAAKTSVPKKSRAKKL, encoded by the coding sequence ATGACAGAAGTGAAATCGGCATCGGATAGATACCAAAAGATCTCACAACTGGAGCATATCTTAAAGAGACCAGACACTTATATCGGTTCAGTGGAAATACaagaacaacaacaatGGATCTACGATGAAACTACAGATTGTATGCTTGAGAAGACTGTCAATATAGTCCCAGGACTATTCAAAATCTTTGATGAAATCCTAGTGAATGCGGCTGATAATAAAGTTCGTGATCCATccatgaaaaaaattgaagttAATATAAACCctttagaaaatttgaTTGAGGTGAAAAATGATGGGAATGGGATCCCCATAGAGATTcataaaaaggaaaaaatttatatcccagaattaatttttggtCATCTTTTGACTTCATCAaattatgatgatgatgaaaaaaaagtcaCTGGTGGTAGAAATGGGTATGGTGCCAAACTTTGTAATATCTTCTCCACAGAATTTACATTAGAGACTGCCGATTCCAAAACTggtaagaaatatattcaaaaatgggaaaataatatgaatgtATGCCATGATCCTAAAATCACTacttataaaaaaatccaaTCGTACACAAAAGTTTCGTTTAAACCtgatttgaaaagattTGGGATGGAAAATTTAGATGAAGATATATTAGGTGTTTATCGTCGTCGTGTTTATGATATTAATGGGTCAGTCAGAGATATTAACGTTTATTTAAATGGTAAGTCTTTAAAGattagaaatttcaaaaattatgtggaattatatttgaaatctttagaaaagaaaagacaattagaaaatggTGAAGATTCTACATCCCAACAGAGCCCCACTATATTATacgaaaaattaaatgatagaTGGGAAATTGCATTTGCCGTTTCAGATATTTCATTCCAACAGATATCATTTGTAAATTCCATTGCTACTACCTCAGGTGGTACTCATGTCAATTATATTGTCGATCAAATTGTTAGAAAAGTTTCTGacttattgaaaaaaaaaaagaaaaatattaaacctttccaaattaaaaataatattttcatttttattaattgtttaattgaaaatccAGCATTCACTTCTCAAACAAAAGAACAATTAACAACAAGAGTAAAAGATTTCGGTTCCAGATGTGATATTTCTCCTGAATATATTAACAAGATTATGAAAACAGACCTAGCAACCAAGATTTTCGAAATTGCTGATGAAAATGCAAATAAtgctttgaaaaaatcagATGGGTCTCGTAAGAGTAGAATTACAGAATATCCCAAACTAGAGGATGCAAACAAAGCAGGTACTAAAGAAGGTCATAAATGTACTTTGATTTTAACAGAAGGGGATTCTGCCTTGTCATTAGCTGTTGCAGGTTTGGCAGTGGTCGGTAGAGATTATTATGGTTGTTATCCATTACGTGGTAAAATGTTAAATGTAAGAGAAGCTAGCGCTGatcaaattttgaaaaatgcaGAAATTCAAgccattaaaaaaattatgggGTTACAACATCGTAAAAGATATGAAGATACTTCTTCTTTGAGATACGGTCATTTAATGATCATGACAGATCAAGATCATGATGGGTCTCATATTAAAGGtttgattattaatttcttggAAAGTTCTTTCCCAGGTTTATTAGATATTCCAGGATTTCTTGTGGAATTTATTACACCAATCATCAAAGTTACCATTACAAAACCATCAAGACAGActattgtattttataatatgcCAGATTATGAAAAATGGAGAGAAGAAGAATCTCATCAATATACTTGGAAacagaaatattataaGGGGTTAGGTACTTCTACGGGTCAAGAAATGCgtgaatatttttctgaTTTAGATAAACATTTAAAGCAATTTCATGCATTAGAAGGTAATgataaagatttaattgatttagcTTTTTCCAAGAAAAAGGCTGATGATCGTAAAGAATGGTTAAGACAGCATGAGCCTGGTACGGTCCTTGACCCCacaattaaagaaatcCCAATCAgtgattttattaataaagaattgattttattttctttagcTGATAATATTAGATCAATTCCAAACGTTTTGGACGGTTTTAAACCCGGTCAAAGAAAAGTCATGTTTGGTTGTTTCAAACGTAATTTAAGATCAGAAATTAAAGTTGCTCAATTGGCTCCATATGTTGGTGAATGTACTGCTTATCATCATGGTGAACAATCTTTGGCTCAAACTATTATTGGTATGGCCCAAAATTTCGTCggtacaaataatatttatctaTTGATTCCTAATGGTGCATTTGGTACAAGAGCTACTGGTGGTAAAGATGCTGCCGCAGCAAGATATATCTATACCGagttaaataaattaacaaGAAAGATTTTTAATCCAAATGATGATCCATtatacaattatattcaagAAGATGAAACTACAGTAGAACCACAATGGTATTTACCTGTGTTACCTACATTATTAGTCAATGGTTCAGAAGGTATTGGTACTGGTTGGAGTACAAATATTCCGTCATTTAATCCtcttgatattattaaaaatattaaacatttgatgaataatgaagaaatggAGGAAATGCATCCTTGGTTTAGAGGCTGGACAGGtactattgaaaaaattggttATCAAAGATATAGAATGTACGGTAGAATCGAACAAATTGGACCTAATACTTTAGAAATTACTGAATTGCCTGCTAAAGTATGGACCTCTACTATTAAAGAATACCTATTACAAGGGTTAAGTGGTACTGAAAAGACTAAAGCTTGGATCAAAGATATGGAAGAACAACATGggaatttcattaaattcattattaaattaacaCCTGAAGAAATGCAAAAGACCAGGAAGATTGGGTTTTatgaaagatttaaattaatttcaccaattagtttaaataatatggTTGCATTTGATCCACAAGgtagaattaaaaaatatgaaaatcctcaagaaattttaaaagaattttattatgttagattggaatattatcaaaagagAAAAGATTATATGTGTGAGAAATTACAATGGGATGTAGAAAAACTTTCATTCCaagttaaatttattaaaatgattattgaaaaagaattggTTGTCTCTAATATACCGAAGAAGCAAatcattaaagaattagaaaccCTTGGGTTCccaagaattaataaagatgGTAAGCCACATTACGGATCTATTCAAGAAAAGATTGAAGAATTGCTTGAAGAGGATGGTACTTCAGAAGAAGAGAAAGTGGAACAAGAAAATAACGATGAAttgaatgaaattaatggtccagaagaagaatatgGTACTTATGATTACTTGTTAGGTATGAAGATTTGGTCCTTGACTAAAGAAAGATATGAGAAATTGttaaagcaaaagcaaGAGAAGGAAGTTGAATTGGAAACATTGTTAGGTTTAACACCTCAAGATCTATGgaataatgatattgatgaatttgttAAAGGTTATGatgaatttttgaaatttgatgaagatttCCGTAATGGTTCAGCACCAACAAAGAGTAAAGGTAAGAGGAAAAGAGGTAGTAATAATgatggtgatgatgatgatgattttgatCCTtctaataagaaaaaaaagaagtcAGCTACAAAGAAGCAAACCAGTAGGAAAATCAAATTAGAAGAtccaaatttcaaaagaattgTTCTTGAAGCAAAGGCAATGGCCAAGCCAAAGGTCCCCTCAAGGATTAAATCAGAACCTACATCTTCAGTGGCCTCATCAAAGAGTAATACCCCACAACCTATCAAAACTGAAGAAGATAATGATACCTCTTCCAACTCTACATCATCGACAATTTTcgataaatcaattaaaaaagaagatgaaaagCCTGGAAGTATCTTAAGTCGATTCTCTAGCCAATTTAAAAAAGCTTCATCTGCatttgatgatttaaattcagATAGTACAGCTACTACACCTGaatcaattgaaacaattgaaGGCTCTAAATCTAAGAAACCTACCTCAAAGAAACCTGCTGCTCCAAAGAAAGCCGCTGCTCCCAAGAAGCCTGCTGCAAAGACCTCTGTTCCCAAGAAGAGTAGAGCGAAAAAGTTATAG
- the TBLA0E03550 gene encoding uncharacterized protein, translating into MVTLLLRKWNFDNITKCNSADGIPLVEHKIITLTKCGKEFTLINSAQKEVLNNIILLEKCAVKKVERYSMVDIKLASLNSDDKENMSPTEYIQNIVDTIKSIKRKNGIRPGQSRQCKNCPNTLGNMNNNRMNVEKYKNKLPIKYQTYHNKYTKENNNNNIVRLVNTSDKTSDFVVIDTASGISMTLFKEQLVDFTPLTKGNPGPSYYGVGNDDQEKPIYFEGYGFLPIRGDNNKIIHMFTYLAPYEDAIILSAFKLWEIVGYGFESGKYDFLTVNNYKIPTKIMDHTIWVPTKQIIAEYTNEITNKKVRIIKSSKISLLEAHLRLNHPPTVAIQEFITDRGSEFTNNNLKQLAEKKGIQLRFTSTQDHSANARAERAIRTIITDTRTLLFQAKLPLKFWHYAVKASAEVRSCAYNKNTEDAPLNVVFELLVKIILRNFLPFGAPATIWNHKSKKTAALSLQAVVLSKDPQSFGYFFYIPKENRVITTTNFKIPDHSVNSQQKSNPEETIIARFKANVTSKIGSTRNFEFDEDEINEAFPDEEYENDTEGINNIMVDDKIVSQQLLNDLNENGEEEIMDIESDFCSSNIDPDLIDNVNLDEILEQPNVIELMNNENTPINGENEIKNTDTNNEKIDNDINSNNDNKDKYSMLINENNYNNCNNSNDEMNNILSSNEDYNSITDEQNSSIITNTEIVIQSNHDIRNDISPYSSIPITSEHENENITETHHNDIINANRESDNASIIEDSIDNFNEDSESRSEIEPDSSTITVNERDNMYKRTREEVDVQDEETDSTSNNNIIETSSSRLSFSKKNLQYLVGHRNNSTRGKPNHRIPTYLQERKSGPVMPPIIHPTSKKPRLRKVRRILPRTNWQNKIRSIYYKEAITNNKNLKQRERFIKSFKKEVENLVKMGVYDPDIRLPKSAIPQNKIISTVIVFTVKRDGTCKARYCARGDFTESRVLR; encoded by the exons ATGGTTACGCTATTGCTAAGGAAATGGAACTTTGATAACATCACTAAATGTAATTCAGCTGATGGTATTCCATTAGTAGAacataaaattattacccTGACAAAATGTGGAAAAGAATTCACATTGATAAATTCTGCTCAGAAGGAAGTCTTAAATAACATAAtcttattagaaaaatgtGCTGTGAAGAAAGTAGAACGATACTCAATGGTCGATATTAAATTAGCTAGTTTAAATAGTGATGACAAAGAAAATATGTCACCTACAGAGTATATACAGAATATTGTTGATACTATAAAGAgtatcaaaagaaaaaatggCATACGTCCAGGACAGTCAAGGCAATGCAAAAACTGTCCAAATACTCTT GGCAATATGAACAACAATAGGATGAATGTggaaaaatacaaaaataaactgcctataaaatatcaaacttatcataataaatataccaaagagaataataataataatatagtaAGATTGGTTAATACATCAGACAAAACTTCTGACTTTGTGGTTATTGATACTGCATCAGGAATTAGCATGACACTTTTCAAAGAGCAACTAGTTGACTTTACTCCCCTAACAAAAGGAAACCCTGGTCCATCATATTATGGAGTAGGAAATGATGATCAAGAAAAAccaatttattttgaagGTTATGGATTTCTACCGATTCGAggtgataataataaaattatccaTATGTTTACATATTTGGCTCCATATGAAGATgcaataattttatctgCATTCAAACTATGGGAAATAGTTGGATATGGTTTTGAATCTGGAAAATATGACTTTTTAACTGtcaataattataaaataccAACAAAAATTATGGATCATACAATTTGGGTTCCTACTAAGCAAATAATTGCAGAATatacaaatgaaattacaaataaaaaagtaagaataataaaatcttcTAAAATATCACTTTTAGAGGCTCACTTAAGACTAAATCACCCACCTACTGTAGCAATAcaagaatttattacaGACAGAGGTTCTGAGtttaccaataataacttGAAACAATTAGCTGAGAAAAAAGGAATTCAATTAAGATTTACCTCAACTCAAGATCACTCGGCTAATGCTAGAGCAGAAAGAGCAATTCGAACAATTATAACGGATACTAGAACACTACTGTTTCAAGCTAAATTACCACTTAAATTTTGGCACTATGCAGTTAAGGCATCTGCGGAAGTGAGAAGTTGTGcatataataagaatacTGAAGATGCACCATTAAATGTAGTATTCGAATTACTTGTTAAGATAATATTACGTAATTTTTTACCTTTTGGAGCTCCAGCTACGATATGGAATCATAAATCTAAGAAAACAGCTGCACTAAGCTTACAAGCAGTGGTTTTGTCAAAAGATCCACAAAGTTTtggatatttcttttatataccTAAGGAAAATAGAGTAATTACCACTACAAACTTTAAAATCCCTGATCATTCAGTAAATTCGCAACAGAAGAGTAATCCAGAAGAAACCATTATTGCACGATTTAAAGCTAATGTTACATCTAAAATAGGTTCTACtagaaattttgaatttgatgaagatgagaTTAATGAAGCATTTCCTGATGAAGAGtatgaaaatgatactgaaggtataaataatattatggTAGATGATAAGATAGTATCACAACAGTTGTTAAATGACCTCAATGAAAATggtgaagaagaaataatgGATATTGAAAGTGATTTTTGTTCTTCTAATATAGATCCTGACCTTATTGATAATGTTAATTTagatgaaattttagaacAACCTAATGTAATTGAACTTATGAACAATGAGAATACACCAATTAACggtgaaaatgaaattaagaATACAGAcactaataatgaaaaaattgataatgatatcaacagtaataatgataataaagacaaatattcaatgttaataaatgaaaataattataataattgcaataattcaaatgatgagatgaataatatattatcatcTAATGAGGACTATAACTCAATCACTGATGAACAGAACAGTTCCATCATCACAAATACAGAGATCGTAATACAGAGTAATCATGATATAAGAAATGATATTTCCCCATATTCAAGCATTCCAATAACATCAGAACATgagaatgaaaatataactGAAACACATCATAATGACATAATTAATGCTAATAGAGAATCAGATAACGCATCTATTATTGAAGATAgtattgataatttcaatgAGGACAGTGAAAGTAGATCAGAAATTGAACCAGATAGTAGTACAATAACAGTTAATGAAAGAGATAATATGTATAAAAGAACCAGAGAAGAAGTTGATGTACAGGATGAGGAAACAGATAGtacatcaaataataatattatagaaaCTAGCTCATCCAGATTATCATTCtccaagaaaaatttacaatatttaGTTGGTCACAGAAATAATAGTACTAGAGGAAAACCTAATCATAGAATACCAACTTATCTACAAGAAAGGAAGTCTGGTCCTGTAATGCCACCTATAATACATCCTACATCAAAAAAACCTCGTTTGCGAAAAGTACGTCGTATTTTACCACGTACCAACTggcaaaataaaataagatCGATTTACTATAAAGAAGCcataacaaataataaaaatttaaaacaaagaGAGAGATTTATCAAGTCATTCAAGAAGGAAGTTGAAAACTTGGTTAAGATGGGGGTTTATGACCCTGATATTCGCTTACCCAAATCAGCTATTCCCCAAAATAAGATAATCTCTACAGTTATAGTATTCACTGTTAAACGAGATGGGACATGTAAGGCAAGGTATTGTGCTCGTGGTGATTTTACAGAATCAAGAGTCTTACGGTAA